In a single window of the Rhinolophus ferrumequinum isolate MPI-CBG mRhiFer1 chromosome 21, mRhiFer1_v1.p, whole genome shotgun sequence genome:
- the CALCOCO2 gene encoding calcium-binding and coiled-coil domain-containing protein 2: MEDPIEDPPTSAVLLDHCHFSQIIFNNVEKFYVPGGDVTCYYTLTQHFIPRRKDWIGIFRVGWKTTREYYTFMWVNLPTDLKSESTKQQEVQFKAYYLPKDDEYYQFCYVDQDGVVRGASIPFQFRPENEEDILVVTTQGEVEEIEQHNSELCKENQELKDSCVSLQKQNSDMQAELQKKQEELETLKSINKKLEQKVKEQEDSWEAELLQLRVQNQKISSENEQMEFKVDQLQAQLLTQEKQMEKLVQGNQDKTQQLEHLEKENDQLFLSLTEQREYQRTLEQTVEELKQKEATATEKQQELTDQNLDLSKRLSENKIICNVLQREKERIERENDLLKKENGRLMSYMGLDFDFLPYQVPTAHQGGTGQSPELVYGNPYSGIQESSAPSLRSMKKCPTCTSDFAGDMYDHTLEEQHLQTLYLNCPICDKSFSAKEKQIFEDHVFCHTL, translated from the exons ATGGAAGACCCAATAGAGGACCCCCCCACATCAGCTGTCTTGCTGGATCATTGTCATTTCTCTCAGATCATCTTTAACAATGTGGAGAAGTTCTATGTGCCTGGAGGGGATGTCACGTGCTATTACACCCTCACCCAGCATTTCATTCCCCGTCGAAAGGATTGGATTGGCATCTTTAGA GTGGGATGGAAGACAACCCGTGAGTATTACACCTTCATGTGGGTTAATTTGCCCACTGACCTAAAGAGCGAATCCACCAAACAGCAGGAAGTACAATTTAAAG cTTATTACCTGCCCAAGGATGATGAGTATTACCAGTTCTGTTATGTGGATCAGGATGGTGTGGTCCGGGGAGCAAGTATTCCGTTCCAGTTCCGCCCAGAAAACGAGGAGGACATCCTGGTTGTTACCACTCAG GGCGAGGTGGAAGAGATTGAGCAGCACAACAGTGAGCTTTGCAAAGAAAACCAGGAGCTGAAAGACAGCTGTGTCAGCCTCCAGAAGCAGAACTCAGACATGCAGGCTGAGCTCCAAAAGAAGCAG GAGGAACTAGAAACCCTAAAGAGCATCAACAAGAAGTTGGAACAGAAGGTGAAAGAGCAGGAGGACAGTTGGGAGGCAGAGCTGCTTCA ACTGAGAGTACAAAACCAGAAGATATCCTCAGAAAATGAGCAGATGGAATTCAAAGTGGATCAGCTTCAG GCCCAGCTGTTAACTcaagagaaacaaatggagaAGCTTGTTCAGGGAAATCAAGATAAGACACAGCAGTTGGAACATCTGGAAAAAGAGAATGACCAGCTCTTTCTCAGTTTAACTGAACAG AGGGAGTACCAGAGGACGCTGGAGCAGACAGTGGAAGAGTTGAAGCAGAAAGAAGCTACTGCAACGGAGAAACAGCAGGAGTTAACG GACCAGAACTTGGACCTGTCAAAAAGACTGAGTGAGAACAAGATTATATGCAATGTtctgcagagagagaaagagaggattgaaagagaaaatgat CTCTTGAAGAAGGAGAACGGCAGATTGATGAGTTACATGGGTCTGGATTTCGACTTTTTGCCATATCAAGTGCCTACTGCACATCAAGGAGGCACAGGACAAAGCCCAGAACTCGTCTATGGAAACCCATATTCTG GTATCCAAGAAAGTTCTGCCCCCAGCCTG CGCTCCATGAAGAAATGCCCCACCTGCACATCAGACTTTGCTGGTGACATGTATGATCACACATTGGAGGAGCAGCACCTCCAGACCCTTTATCTGAATTGTCCAATTTGTGACAAGAGCTtctcagcaaaagaaaagcaaatcttTGAAGACCATGTGTTCTGCCACACTCTATAA